In the Shewanella sp. OMA3-2 genome, one interval contains:
- the napF gene encoding ferredoxin-type protein NapF, whose translation MSQSVNQGRRSLFSRRKSNALRPPWVKADIEFTDICTRCDNCINACETSIIKRGDGGFPEVDFSLGECTFCQKCVTACEEPLFDTEQHTPWQIVASIQQTCLTYSGVWCQSCKDACDPRAISFVMAVGQVPKPIIDTSACTGCGACVSPCPSDAIVLAAP comes from the coding sequence ATGAGTCAATCGGTCAATCAAGGTCGCCGCAGTTTATTTAGCCGTAGAAAAAGTAATGCATTAAGACCGCCTTGGGTAAAAGCAGATATTGAGTTTACTGATATTTGTACTCGTTGTGATAACTGCATTAACGCCTGTGAAACCAGTATTATCAAGCGAGGTGATGGCGGTTTCCCTGAAGTTGACTTTAGTCTTGGCGAGTGCACATTTTGTCAAAAATGTGTCACAGCGTGTGAAGAACCTTTGTTCGACACTGAACAACACACGCCTTGGCAGATTGTGGCGAGTATTCAGCAAACCTGTTTAACCTACAGTGGGGTCTGGTGCCAAAGCTGTAAAGATGCGTGTGACCCGCGGGCGATAAGTTTTGTTATGGCCGTAGGCCAAGTGCCAAAACCAATTATTGATACCAGTGCGTGCACTGGCTGCGGCGCATGTGTATCACCCTGTCCTTCTGATGCCATTGTATTAGCTGCACCTTGA
- a CDS encoding bactofilin family protein, with translation MFNPKKDTTQLSFIAQGCELTGDFRFNGDVMISGKILGDIITQGNVVVEAGGEVNGDIQCQDVNITGLVKGTVQCQKLLISSTGLFDGDAYSEKLEVIDGGQFLGQRHREPKLLIS, from the coding sequence ATGTTTAATCCCAAAAAAGACACTACCCAATTAAGTTTTATTGCCCAAGGCTGTGAACTCACCGGAGATTTTCGATTTAATGGCGACGTGATGATAAGCGGTAAAATACTTGGGGATATTATTACCCAAGGTAACGTTGTCGTCGAAGCAGGTGGAGAGGTGAATGGCGATATTCAATGTCAGGATGTCAACATTACAGGCCTGGTAAAAGGCACGGTGCAATGTCAAAAGTTACTGATTTCATCAACCGGTTTATTTGACGGTGATGCTTATAGTGAAAAATTAGAAGTGATTGATGGCGGTCAGTTTTTAGGCCAGCGACACCGAGAACCCAAATTACTCATTAGCTAG
- a CDS encoding YdcF family protein: MFWLKKIISQLFLPIPLTVLFILLTLLLMTFAASKLKSLATLSLLAAVMLLVGLSQSDSSYYLANSLESQYPINSAPIPPSQQCVVMVLGSGHSDKAGLTAVHKLSAVALGRLTEGMRQLAMGQNCQLVVSGWNGGYMSTAHATIMKQAAIELGVKPDTIISFPEAKDTIEEAMFLYRVVGQQPFRLVTSATHMPRSMMIFSALGMQPQAAPGDFIAEKGLWWRLDASNLLTSQKSIHEYVGMLWLSIRGVSADQMVNQLSLDKELD; encoded by the coding sequence ATGTTTTGGCTTAAAAAAATCATCTCGCAATTATTCTTGCCTATCCCGCTTACAGTGTTATTTATTTTACTCACTTTGTTATTAATGACATTTGCGGCCTCAAAATTAAAGTCGCTGGCAACGTTAAGCTTACTGGCCGCGGTAATGCTACTGGTTGGCTTAAGCCAATCTGATAGCAGTTATTATTTAGCGAATTCATTAGAGTCTCAATATCCGATAAACTCTGCGCCAATTCCCCCTAGCCAGCAATGCGTGGTGATGGTATTAGGTTCAGGACACAGTGACAAAGCAGGCCTAACCGCAGTGCATAAATTATCAGCTGTTGCCTTAGGGCGCTTAACCGAAGGCATGCGTCAGTTAGCTATGGGGCAAAATTGTCAATTAGTGGTCAGTGGCTGGAATGGCGGTTATATGTCAACCGCACACGCGACCATAATGAAGCAAGCTGCCATTGAGCTAGGGGTAAAACCCGACACGATTATTAGCTTTCCTGAAGCTAAAGATACTATTGAAGAAGCCATGTTTTTATATCGTGTTGTTGGTCAACAACCATTTAGATTAGTTACTTCGGCAACTCACATGCCGCGTTCTATGATGATATTTAGCGCATTAGGAATGCAACCCCAAGCGGCCCCTGGGGACTTTATTGCCGAAAAAGGTTTGTGGTGGCGCCTTGATGCTAGCAATTTATTGACCTCTCAAAAAAGTATTCATGAATATGTGGGTATGTTATGGCTCAGTATCAGAGGGGTGTCGGCTGATCAAATGGTCAATCAGCTGTCACTTGATAAGGAATTGGATTAA
- the galE gene encoding UDP-glucose 4-epimerase GalE produces MAILVTGGAGYIGTHTVIELLAIGQEVIIVDNLSNSSVEALKRVERISHKTVTFYQGDVLNKALLQKIFSDHEIDSVIHFAGLKAVGESVALPLKYYENNVTGSIILSQVMAEHNVKNLVFSSSATVYGDPASLPIKEDFPTGATNPYGQSKLMVEHILADLYHSDNSWNIACLRYFNPVGAHESGLIGEDPNDIPNNLMPFIAQVAVGKRDKLSVFGGDYNTPDGTGVRDYIHVVDLAMGHLKALDKLSTSPGLVTYNLGTGIGYSVLDMVKAFEKACGKTLAYQIVDRRAGDIASCYADPSYAASQLNWRATHTIEDMANSSWKWQSHNPNGYKV; encoded by the coding sequence ATGGCAATTTTAGTGACCGGTGGCGCAGGCTATATTGGTACCCACACAGTTATAGAATTATTGGCTATAGGACAGGAAGTCATTATTGTAGATAACTTATCTAATTCTAGTGTTGAAGCATTAAAGCGTGTAGAGCGTATTAGCCACAAAACGGTGACCTTCTATCAAGGCGATGTACTCAACAAAGCCTTGTTACAAAAAATATTCTCTGATCATGAAATCGACTCAGTAATCCACTTTGCAGGATTAAAAGCGGTAGGAGAATCTGTCGCTTTACCGCTTAAATATTATGAAAACAATGTCACTGGTAGCATTATTTTATCCCAAGTAATGGCTGAACATAATGTCAAAAACCTTGTATTCAGTTCATCTGCAACTGTATACGGCGACCCAGCCAGCTTGCCCATAAAGGAAGACTTTCCAACGGGAGCCACTAATCCTTACGGCCAATCAAAACTGATGGTTGAACATATTTTAGCGGATTTGTATCACTCAGATAACAGCTGGAATATTGCCTGCTTACGCTATTTTAACCCTGTTGGTGCTCATGAATCAGGCTTGATTGGCGAAGACCCTAACGACATTCCCAATAATCTTATGCCATTTATTGCACAGGTTGCGGTAGGTAAACGTGACAAATTGAGCGTTTTTGGTGGTGATTACAATACTCCCGATGGCACTGGCGTGAGAGATTATATCCATGTTGTTGATTTAGCTATGGGACATTTAAAAGCCTTAGATAAACTCTCAACTAGCCCAGGTTTAGTGACTTATAACCTAGGCACAGGTATTGGTTATAGTGTATTAGATATGGTTAAGGCATTTGAAAAAGCATGTGGTAAAACATTAGCTTATCAAATAGTCGATCGCCGCGCTGGTGATATAGCCTCTTGCTACGCAGATCCAAGCTATGCCGCCAGCCAACTTAATTGGCGTGCGACTCATACGATTGAAGATATGGCCAATAGCAGCTGGAAATGGCAGTCGCATAATCCGAATGGCTATAAAGTTTGA
- the cysQ gene encoding 3'(2'),5'-bisphosphate nucleotidase CysQ, translating into MSDFVFSQAELQRIVTIAKQAGNAIMDIYAQPDLQVEIKQDDSPVTAADIASHNVIIKGLKTYFADIAIMSEEDANIDWNTRKNWQTYWLIDPLDGTKEFIKRNGEFTVNIALIHQGQAIAGVVYAPVLSKCYSGIVGQGAWLEHNDQVSLLDISQRCITPIPVIVGSRSHVSPDVAEYLRTVGEHQMLSVGSSLKFCMVAEGQADVYPRLGPTSEWDTAAAQAVLESAGGVVVEYPALTPLQYNPKENILNPYFIAASAAWMAR; encoded by the coding sequence TTGTCTGATTTTGTATTTTCTCAAGCTGAGTTGCAGCGCATAGTGACTATTGCCAAGCAAGCAGGCAATGCCATCATGGATATATATGCCCAACCCGACTTGCAGGTCGAGATTAAGCAGGATGATAGCCCAGTAACGGCTGCAGATATAGCCAGTCATAATGTGATTATTAAAGGGCTAAAAACCTATTTTGCCGATATTGCCATCATGAGTGAAGAAGATGCCAATATTGACTGGAACACCCGCAAAAACTGGCAGACTTATTGGTTAATCGACCCGCTAGATGGCACCAAAGAGTTTATAAAACGTAATGGTGAGTTTACGGTCAACATAGCCTTAATCCATCAAGGACAAGCAATAGCAGGTGTGGTTTATGCGCCTGTTTTAAGCAAATGTTATAGCGGGATAGTCGGCCAAGGGGCCTGGCTTGAACATAATGACCAAGTGTCTTTATTAGATATTAGCCAGCGTTGCATTACGCCTATACCGGTTATTGTGGGCAGTCGCTCACATGTTAGCCCTGATGTGGCTGAATATTTACGTACTGTAGGCGAGCATCAAATGCTCAGCGTGGGCAGCTCGCTAAAGTTTTGTATGGTCGCTGAAGGTCAAGCTGATGTGTATCCAAGACTTGGGCCAACCAGCGAGTGGGACACAGCTGCAGCACAGGCCGTATTAGAAAGTGCTGGCGGCGTCGTGGTTGAATATCCTGCGTTAACCCCGTTACAGTACAACCCAAAAGAGAATATTTTAAACCCGTATTTTATTGCCGCATCAGCGGCATGGATGGCACGTTAA
- the mak gene encoding fructokinase codes for MMRMGVDLGGTKIELVALADNGDELFRKRIPTPRNYPDTLDAIISLVNEAESTLDQKGSVGVGIPGVISPFTGLVKNSNSTWINGHPLDKDLGARLAREVRVANDANCFAVSEAVDGAASGKGVVFGGIIGTGCGAGIAINGRVHAGGNGIGGEWGHNPLPWMTAEEHHSTDCFCGNKDCIETFISGTGFVRDFRAAGGEATSGIQIAQMMAEGDEFAKQAFERFIDRLARSLAHVINMMDPDVIVLGGGVSNIDAIYTELPKVLPQYVVGRECRTPVVKNLFGASSGVRGAAWLWGK; via the coding sequence ATGATGCGCATGGGCGTCGACCTTGGTGGGACTAAAATTGAATTAGTGGCGTTGGCTGACAACGGTGATGAGTTATTTCGTAAACGCATTCCTACCCCACGAAACTATCCTGATACCTTAGATGCGATTATCAGTTTAGTGAACGAAGCTGAATCGACATTGGACCAAAAAGGGTCTGTCGGTGTAGGAATTCCAGGGGTTATTTCGCCATTTACTGGCTTAGTTAAAAATTCTAATTCAACTTGGATTAATGGTCATCCGTTAGACAAAGATTTAGGGGCTCGGTTAGCACGTGAAGTACGTGTTGCCAATGATGCAAACTGCTTTGCGGTATCTGAAGCCGTAGATGGCGCGGCATCAGGTAAAGGCGTGGTATTTGGTGGTATTATTGGTACAGGTTGCGGTGCAGGCATTGCCATTAATGGCCGAGTGCATGCGGGCGGCAATGGCATTGGCGGCGAATGGGGGCATAACCCATTACCTTGGATGACAGCAGAGGAGCATCATTCAACAGACTGTTTTTGTGGCAATAAAGATTGCATTGAAACTTTTATATCAGGCACTGGGTTTGTGCGTGATTTTCGCGCGGCTGGCGGTGAAGCTACCAGTGGCATTCAAATTGCCCAAATGATGGCTGAAGGTGATGAGTTTGCTAAACAAGCTTTTGAGCGTTTTATTGACCGTTTAGCCCGTTCATTGGCGCATGTGATCAACATGATGGACCCTGATGTGATAGTTTTAGGTGGCGGTGTGTCTAATATCGACGCGATCTATACAGAGCTACCTAAAGTGTTACCTCAATATGTTGTCGGCCGTGAGTGTCGTACGCCTGTGGTTAAAAACCTATTTGGGGCTTCATCGGGTGTGCGCGGCGCAGCTTGGTTATGGGGTAAATAA
- a CDS encoding DUF2982 domain-containing protein — MSQALAIYPHTKRNGLTFTLAGATGLLISFVLFIQYTSLFSFSLLLFGGSSVSLLLGVAKLNEPLISLQLNGKGLTYFHRRGQVTLEWLNLQRIDNVRVTQNMELIELPYIGFKVKKMNPVLDSISPRLATGLLTEQRPLLMTAATHDEDLHSLEQYLGAEFSPFVSHGERYRGVLAMFGRRSETLAENLGFHLYVSHDALDRDPKEMLTLLREWQQQAMQRDVNQ; from the coding sequence ATGAGCCAAGCTTTAGCGATATACCCGCATACCAAACGTAATGGGTTAACGTTTACCTTGGCGGGTGCGACAGGATTGTTAATTAGCTTTGTGCTATTTATTCAATACACTAGCTTATTCTCATTTTCATTACTGTTGTTTGGTGGCTCAAGTGTGAGTTTGTTACTGGGTGTGGCTAAACTAAATGAGCCTTTGATAAGTTTACAGCTAAATGGAAAAGGACTGACGTATTTTCATCGTCGTGGCCAAGTGACGCTGGAATGGCTCAATCTGCAGCGCATCGATAATGTCAGAGTGACCCAAAATATGGAGCTAATAGAGCTGCCCTATATTGGTTTTAAAGTGAAAAAAATGAATCCGGTGTTAGATTCGATTTCACCTCGACTTGCCACGGGATTATTAACCGAACAGCGGCCGCTATTAATGACCGCAGCAACCCATGATGAAGACTTACACAGTTTAGAACAGTATTTAGGTGCCGAATTTAGCCCGTTTGTAAGCCATGGCGAACGTTACCGTGGTGTATTAGCTATGTTTGGCCGTAGAAGTGAAACCTTAGCTGAAAATTTAGGATTTCATTTATATGTATCACATGATGCATTAGATCGAGATCCAAAAGAGATGCTCACTTTGCTGCGTGAGTGGCAGCAACAAGCGATGCAACGAGATGTAAATCAATAG